The Ammoniphilus oxalaticus genome contains a region encoding:
- a CDS encoding EamA family transporter, with product MKTWHYACIVFIGGCCYGILSTFVKLAYAAGFSTAEVTGGQFLSGTLLIWLVALFAKKGVIHSKQVVQLLLAGIPFGLTSVFYYQSLQSLSASLAIIFLFQFVWIGALFERIFLKIRPTRRKLMSIFIILVGSIFAANVLSAGGMSVSWQGVTWGLLSALTFTTFIFLSGSIGKDTPPVLKGALLSTGGLVVVCIVWPPMFLVDYPVLIGVMPYGLLLGLFGVLLPPLLFSIGMPRVGPGLGTILTASELPVAVSMSSLVLGEQVGFTQWFGVALILGGIVASNISLPSGKIKPAQSQQRSAS from the coding sequence ATGAAAACGTGGCATTATGCTTGCATTGTATTTATTGGTGGGTGTTGTTATGGTATTTTATCTACATTTGTTAAACTCGCTTACGCCGCGGGTTTTTCAACGGCGGAGGTAACAGGTGGACAATTTTTATCAGGAACGTTGCTAATCTGGTTGGTTGCGCTGTTCGCGAAAAAGGGCGTGATACATAGTAAACAAGTTGTTCAACTGCTGTTGGCGGGTATTCCATTTGGATTGACGAGTGTTTTTTATTACCAATCATTGCAATCGTTATCGGCTTCTTTAGCGATTATTTTCTTGTTTCAATTTGTGTGGATTGGGGCTTTGTTTGAGAGAATATTTCTAAAAATAAGACCGACAAGAAGAAAGTTGATGTCCATTTTTATTATTTTAGTCGGTTCAATTTTCGCTGCAAACGTTCTGTCTGCTGGGGGAATGAGTGTGTCATGGCAAGGAGTAACCTGGGGATTATTGTCCGCGCTCACGTTTACAACCTTTATTTTTCTAAGCGGCTCCATCGGCAAAGATACGCCACCTGTGCTTAAAGGCGCGCTTCTCTCAACGGGAGGTTTGGTCGTTGTTTGTATTGTTTGGCCGCCCATGTTTCTAGTTGACTATCCCGTTTTGATCGGCGTGATGCCCTATGGCCTTCTGCTTGGTTTGTTCGGCGTCTTGTTACCGCCCTTGTTATTTTCAATCGGAATGCCGCGCGTTGGACCTGGGTTGGGAACGATTTTGACGGCTTCTGAGCTGCCAGTAGCGGTGTCCATGTCCTCGCTCGTCTTAGGGGAACAGGTCGGATTCACGCAATGGTTCGGTGTCGCTCTTATACTAGGCGGAATTGTCGCTAGCAACATCAGTCTGCCAAGTGGTAAAATAAAGCCTGCTCAATCGCAGCAAAGATCGGCATCTTGA